The genomic interval TAGGCATAACACCAAACACACAGTCCATAAAAGACAAACTTGACTaactggatttcatcaaaatgaaaaactttcacTCTGCAATAGACTCtgctgagaaaattaaaaaagagttatagactgagggaaaatatttgcagataacATATCTGACAAAGACATATCTAGAATACACAAAGACCTCTCAAAACTCCTTTTTAAAACAACAATCAATCcagttagaaaatgggcaaaaaacaTGAAGGGACATTTTaccaaagaggatatacaaaTGGGAaatagcacatgaaaatatgttcaatatcactagtcatgtaggaaatataaataaagacCATGATGAGATATCACTATACACCTATTATAAGAGATAAAATAACAAATGGTAACAACTGCTAAAGGTTGGCAAGAATGCAGAGAAACTGAATTTGTCATACATTGCTTATGGGAATGTAGAATGGTAAAGCCACTCTGAAAaacagtttgtcagtttcttaaaCACCATACAACTCAGCAATTCAACTCCTAGACATTTATCCTGGAACAATGAAAACTTATATCCATACAAAACTGTGTACATTATTATTTATagaagctttatttgtaatagctcaaaacctgaaaacaaccaaaatgttcCTTAATAGGTGAATAGGTTAAAAACTGCTATATCTATACTATGGAACACtattcaacagtaaaaaaaaaaaaaaaaaaaagaatgaactattgatacacaAAACCTCAATACAttatctttgcaacttcatgtgaatttataattataagtatttataataatttcatgtgaatttataattattatttcattgGAATAATGTATTTATTGTATAACATACACACTTTCTCTTCCTCATGGACTTGGCCATGTGGCTTAGTTTGACTAATGAAATGCGAGTGGAAATGTCCAGTCTAATGTATCAGAGAAGCCTTCAGCTCACAGTACTAAAGATAAAAGGCTTTTTACCTTCCAGATTGGCCCTCTCTAGCGTTGTCTCAAAGGCATCTGCAAACAAGAGCTATGTTCAGGAACTTTCCAAAGGTTCTGCTCTCTAACACGGGAAAAAGAAGGGcctatctataaaaaaaaaaaagaaaagaaagaaaaaaatcatttttttaaagtcgaAACGACCCCAAACGAGATGCAATCGAAATTTTGACCCCCGTGTAATAATTTGAATAACAAATTAAGTTTATTGCAGGCACACCGTCCTTGTGAAAATCTTGCCCCCTTGCAAGCGAATAAAACATCTTTTATTCAAGGATTGTCTATGAGATTTTCGATAAACAACACAGGAGATGGTTAACACGATTCCTGTCTGATGGCACCAGAGCTGGCTACACGACTTTCGAGATTCTCCCCGAGAAGGGTCCATCCTGAGTTTTGCTTTGCGGGCGCTTCCTCTGCTCTTTCTGAAAGGCTAGCGGCtccaggtaaagaacccgcctaccgatgcagaagactcaagagatgtgggctcgatccctaggtcggaagattcttctggagaaggaaatggcaacccactccagtattcttgcctgggaaatcacagtccgtggggttgcaaagagttggacacgactgagctcgtatgcatgcatacatacatagcTGCTTCGGGAAGGGGGAAAGGTGCTGGGGAGGGGTACGTTGATAAGCTTGGTCACTCTTTGGCAGATTGGAAAATTGCAGATCTGGAAGTGATGATCCGAGGTCATCTGATTATGGAAAAGCAGATCTTCTATGTgtaagggagagagaggggaggcgGAAACcatcagaatgaaaagaaatatatatatcacaaaAGGTGTTATaatctttgaaaggaaaaacagTGAGAATGCTTAAGAGGTGAGCAGAGTGGCGCAGCGGAAGCGTGCTGGGCCCATAACCCAGAGGTCGATGGATCGAAACCATCCTCTGCTAAGAAGGTTTGTTTTACACCGGTTTATTTtcggtaagagtcagacacgactgagcgactgaactgactgatttccGCTAAACTTTATTCCAGCCAGGATACAAGAACAGAAACTAAGTCAATTTCTACATCTTCCATGTTTAATCAATAAAAATTCACGAGTTTGATAATCCTCTAGTTTGGGTTGTTTCCCACCTTACTTTAAAATCCCACGATTCTCCCACTAGGCAATTCCAAAACTCTTCTATCTGAAATGGCACACTACTCGAATTGTAAAGTTCCTTCCATCCCTGATGTCCAGCAGAAGAGCAATTGGAAATATTCTTTCTGTCGAGGTGGTCTTATACATTGTATGCTACCTCATAGAGAAAGAAGTGATAAATTCCATATTTGCTTCTGTTACATCTTCCAGTAAAGAGGTTTTTCAACTTATTATTTACTTAAGATGTTTTGATTGGTTGCATTCTATTagtaaatgcaaatataaattaaaCCCCAAATTTGCTTATAACAGATTTGTGGTAtcactaaatattaaaatttcagatttcaaTGTTCATACTTCTTTGGTACAGACTAGTATAGTAGGATGATCGAATAAAGACTTTAAGCGTAAACATACATTATATTGGCATAAGATTCTATAGAAATGCAAGTTCAAGGAGAAAGAGACCGATGAAGTGGGAAATGTCTGGACCCATTTTTGGACGGTGTGGGTTTTGAAGGGAACCCTCTCTCCGAGTTCCTTAATTTAACCTTGAAATGATCTTTCTTCAAAGAGTTGTCTTCAATCCATGCCAATTTTATTATTAGGAGTTGTTCTAGAAAtcttaaaacattgttttttaatttctcagaatGTTAGTCCCCTAGTTCACCCTGGGTTAGTGTGAATATTCAACCTCAAATTAAATCTCCCACTCCTTTGCTCCCCTCCGAAAGCCTCGACCGCACTGGGCAAGGGGAGGATAGCAAATAAGAGATAGTCTGGGTGGCTGAGCTAGCGACTAAGCCAGGTGCCTGCGGAGGCGCTCAGGTTCGCGGCTGGCAGACAGGTAATCCCTTTGGCTCAGTCCGAAACCTCGAGACCCCTCCAGACTGCTGTAGCGCCTGTAGAAGCAGTACGAACAATCGGAGGGTAAGCCAGATTCAGTCTCCAGGGGGCGACCCTGGATGGTGGGGCTGCGTCGGGAGTTTGTCATCCAGGAGGCAATGACTGACCTCTACTGGCTGCAGGAacgaaaaggcaaaggaaagaagtGCGGGAATCCCCACCCAGCAAACCCCGCTTGAGTTGCTCCTGGCTGCTGGCGCCAAGAATGCAGTCTGGGCTGCACAGGTCCTCGCGTCCGAGTCTCCAGTCTTGCGCTCCCGCGAGCTCCCCGACCCCGACTAACCCTGAGGCACTCGGACTGCACACTTTATTCCGACTCCAGGGAACAGGAGGGCGCATAGATCAGGCCCGCCGCCCGTAGCCTGGCCCCTTCCCGCCGGCCGCTGCGGTAATCTGGAGACTCCGCGCCTGCCCAGCTCTAGCTCTGCGTGCCTGGGTGAACTCCGGCCGCGCGCTTCCTTTCAATCCCTCTCCGCCTGCCGCGCGCTGCAACCTGGAGAGGAAAGAACAGAGGCCCGAGCGTCCAGCTTCTGCCTCAAAATAGCCGAGCAGGCCACCCCGACCGCCGACATCCCGTGTGTCCTCTGTTTTCACCGGCTGCTGACTTTCGGATACCGGACCTGGGGGATGTGGAGCGCCCCGAGACCCTTGCTCTTTCCTCGTGCCGGGATGCTAACCGTCATCCGAACACTGCGCACTTCGACCGCGGCTGGGTCGTCGGAAACCTCGGGAGCGGAAACTCTAAATCCAAGTCATCGACTTCGCTTCATTGATCCGCATGGGCAGTTACCTGGGCAAGCTGGGACTTTCGCCATCATCCCCAGCAGAAGGGCGCACAGACTTGTCGGAGAGGCCAGTGAACCGCCGGCTAACTCAGTCCCTTCATCAAGTCTACCGGATTCAGCAAGTCCATCGTACCCACCCCGCCCCTAGACACAGACCTGCGAGAAGGCCGCCGGACTGGGATCCTACCAACTCCACCGCGTGGATGGTCAATGAGGCTTGGAGGCgctttcccatgaagagatgccAGAATTCCATCATGGGGCCTCTTCCCTCAGACTGGTGGGAAGGTTACTTCAAGCGGAGTATCTGGTCTCTGCGGCACCCTAGGGCAATATGGAGCCCGGTGACCATCAAGATCGTTCCTCCTGCGCGGACAGTGCCCCCCTCCGCTTCCCCAGCAGAGGTAATCAACTCTGCAGGGCTCTCGCCCTCTGAGAGGCTCCCAGACCCCTGTGCAAAGGAAACGGTGCTGAGGGCCCTCAAAGAGTGCAAGAAGGGGAAAGTGAGGTTTGAAGAACCACTGTTTCATGAGAGCTTTGACTGTAAGAGAAGTATTCCAGAGACCAGACTATCTGCATTTAAACCTCTGGTTAAAGAGGGAGTCCTCACTTCTTTTGTGCCTAGGCCGGGGCCTCTGAATAGAAGCCTCAACCCTTGGAGCTCAGATCACAGCTTGAATAAGAGGCCCGGTTGTTCCTCCATGGACTCCTTgaccagcacacacacaggcgACTCCCTTAACTCCAAAAGAAATGCTATCTCAAGCTCTTTCAGCTCTTCTCGAGATTTCTCAgaaccttggaagaaaagtattcCCAGTGCATCACTCCAGATACCAGAGTGgccagtaaaaaagaaagaaaaaggtcatCAGTCTCACCTTCCAGTCCCGCTGGTATCAGACGAGTCTCCAGAAACATCTGGCAGCTCTGGACAGCAAAATCAGGTTCCACTGCTTCCATCTAGCCCTGAAAACCTGCTGTCTCTCACTCCACCTCCCCAGCTTGGTCATCCAGTCCCTGAAGACCTGGCCTTATGGAAGAAAGCTGGACTCCAATCGAGCAACAAAGCCAGAGAGAATACAACTGAGAGCACCACAGACTCTGTCCCTGAGTCTAGGTCTGCTATTCagccttccctgtctctcaccctGCCTTCTGCAGGCACAGCTCCAACCCAGAGCACTGATCCTCAGTTGGAAAGTTTAAATAAGTTACAGAAGTCTCCAGGTCCACCGGACTTCCCACAGCCCACTGGAGAGGTAATCAGTGCAGCCCACTCACCTCTGACAACAGCAAGCCTGCCAGCCCCATTTGGGTGCTCACAGTCAGACCCCCTTTCAGGCATCTCTTCGGACTCAAAACTCCCAGCTACTTTCATCCATCTGACCCCTGTTTCTCCCACATCACCAGTCACTGGCACCACACAGCTACCTTTGGCTTCTCAGGCTGCCGTGCACCTAGACTCATCTGCTATTATCCCTACAGCCCCCGCTACGCAAAGTACTTCGTTTAGACTGATGAGCAGCCCAGGTCCCCATCCTCCTGCATCTGTGCCTCCTATTGCAGCTTCGGCTGACCACATGTCAAAACCCATTTTAGGGCTCCCACCCAATAGTGAGACTGGGACCTCCTTATACTCTAGAATTTCAGTCACAGCTGCTCCATCTTCAGCTCCAGGTACCTTAACTCCCACTTTCAGGCCTATCTTTGGCAGTGTAAGACCACTTAAAACTATGCCCATGATAGCTCCTTTCTCTTTCAAGCAGGCCTCTCCTCCACCTACCCCTGCTTCTCCCCATCTCTTCCATGGCCTGGTCAAGGCTACCTCTGTAGTCATGTCCACCACACCAGCCAACACATCCAAAGACTCTCTTACGCCACCTTTCGATTTTGGTGTAGTGAATGTTACCAGTACCATGGGCAACACTTACTCCATCCCTTCCACTTGCCACACTTTCCTTCTTGGGGCTGCCTGTGCCTTCAAGGGCAGTTTCTCCCCAGCTGCAGGCTTCATTTTGCCGCCATGCCAACGTCCTACCATACCTACTGTACACACAGTCACTATCTTTAGCCAGGTTCTTCCCAGTGCTGTCCAAATATCCCCTACCAGGAGCACTGCCAATTTTAGGGCTAGCTCTCTGTCCGCTTCAGCCCTAGGAAACACCAACCAGCCTGCATTTTCATCCAGGATCTCCAGTTCAACCTCAGCATTCACAATTCCCTTGGGGTCAGGCCCAAGGCCACCTTTTTCACTATCCCTGGGAGCAACTCCCCAGCCTGCATTTGGAATTGCATATGGGCAGAAGCAAGGAGCCCCCCAACCAGCCCTTGGCCCAAGCTTCAGTAGCTCTCTCATTTTTGGAAACTCAACAGTGGCATTCTCAACCCCATCACAAACTCTGACTCAACCATCCTTCAACAGTCCCACTCAGTCAGCCTTTGGAGGTTTGGCACCATCAGCCTCCACCTTTTGCATCCCTACCAACCTCTGGCCAGATGTTAACAACACTCCAGTAGCTTTTCCCTTTGGTCAGGCTAATACAAATGGTTTTGGAGTTGTTACCCCAACCCACCGGACTGGGGCTTGTGGCTCAGTGTTTGGTAGCACAGCCCCAAGACCTTTTGACTTTGGGGGATTAGTaacccctatggactgtggtgAGACTGGGGTCAGTGTGACTGCTCCAGACATGAGTTCCAACTCCAGAGCATTCAGCACTGGAGCAGTGCCAAGTGGGACAACTAACACCATCACACCCTTGGGTAAAGGCTGGGGCCCAAAAAACCAGGGCCTGACCAGCCAGGGCACACCTTTTGCCTTGGGGAGGGCCAACATTTCTGCAAGAAAAACTATGTTTAGGGGCCCTTCCATGGATCCCTTTGCTCAGAGCACTCCTGTCCTTGCACCAGTTAAGGCAGGCAGCAGTTTTGGCTTTGGGATGCATTCTTCACCTCCCCAGGGCTCTGTTGGAAAAGGATCTTTCAGATCGCCAGCCTCATCATTTTCCATTGGCACAAAATCAAAAACCTCAAGAAATAGGGAGCAAGGGCATTCTCGAAGGCATCATTCCCATAAGAAATAACCTGGTTTCCTTGCCATTCGTACTGTGATGTGGACCTCTGTGTAGTGACTTGCCTCAGCATCTTCTAAGTCTCTACAGCAAAAATACCCGAGATCTAAGGTGAGAGCTTTGCACATTCATCCTGTGGTCCTAATCTACATTCTAGAAGACAATGAAAGACTAAAGTATCAGTGATAATAGCAGACTGGAACTGAGTGGAACTAAATCTTTGGAACTGAACAGAGCCTTgccttcccctccctgcccatTTCTTTCTGTGTCAAGAATGAGCTCAATCAGGACACTGCCTCCTGCTTTTTTTTCTGGGAACAGACATGACAGAGAGGCAACAAATACAGCCCTCTTGCAACTCTGGAAGGTGGAATAGATTCTTTCTAAATCTCAGCCTTCTTTCATTTGGCCCAAAGAAGTGGTTCCTTTATCTGATTCCCTAGGGCAACCGAGTCCTCATTTCTCTCACCTTTGTTCCTCAATCAGTTTTCagagaagcttttattttttttaatttttatatatttttggagaaGCTTTTAATGCAGTTTGACCTTGAATCCAACTTTTCCTTGAGGATCAGTGGTTAACCCATGAGAGTACCCACAGGAGGGTTGGGGAGAAAAAGATACAGTGGTGCAATCTTGCTTCTGCTCTTTACACCATAGGTCATAATTCCTCCAGTCTGAGCCAGAAATGCTCAGTTAGGGAACCAAAgcttacatttcattttttcttttaatttgtataaTACCTTATATAGTCACCCTTTACATTCACATCTCTCCTAGCTGAGGTAGGTAGGGCAGTAAAACTCTTGGACCTGAGGAATAAAAAAGTACATAACCAATGCGAGGTCTATGAGTAAGCCTCGACATATTCCTTAGCACTTATCAtcctaatgaaaaacaaaaaggcaagaaTGACTCCCTGAATACATCTATCTCCTGCTTTATGGATACCTTGAAAGAGACATAATTGGAAAAACAATCTTAAATTGGTTGATACAATAAAACTAAATTATTGAAATGAGTTTATGGTATAAGAATTACTATCGAACTCATGTCTATTCTGAGGCAGAGAGATAGTAAGAAACTTGCCCAATCTCAACCAGTTAGTAAAGGTTAGATTTGGGACTTAAACCCTCTTGGCTCCAAAGTCTGTGCTCACTTATCCCTCCCTACAGCAAATCACCAAAGTTAGAACTCTAACCCAGGTATATATGACTCTAAATATTCATGCTATTTCACCTTTTAAAGACATTCCACAATTCAGGATTGCTATCTTATAGAGTGGGGTGGGATAAGAGAAAAAGTATGAGACCTTTTCTACTACTCTTTACATGATAATTTAGCATTTATATAGTGATGGCTATATGCCCTGTATTGTGCTTTGCACCAGACGTTCAGAGGAGATGGAAACTCCTGCTTTGGAGATAATAGTTTAGCGGGTTGATTGGTCAGTAGCCAGTGATTTCAGAACAAATGGCAAAGGCTGGGGGAATGTAAGCAGAAGACAGAAGTTCATCTTACCAAAGAAGTCTTTGAACTCGATTTCTGTTTTAAGGTGTGTATTCTGGGAATAAATTGGGGAAGGGTATTACAGACCAAAGACAAAACACCTGCACAGGATCATCCAGAAAACAGAGCAGATCTGTTGGGATAACTGTTCAAGGAGTCTGACAAGCCTTGGGAGAAGCAGGGGCAGATCATAGATATGCTATAAACCATGTCCAGCGGTGTGGATCGGGTTCCAAATACAATGGAAAATCCTGGAAAGATTTTAAGTTAGGAAAACACAAGTTTGGGTTTATATTGCTCTAGTTGCCCTGTGAGGAAGGAATCAAATGGAGACAGACTGGAGGCTGGAAATGTGTGGTAGACTGTGGAGACACCAACAAACAAGACAGATACACCTTCTATTGAGGTAATTGCCTGATTAACAACCACCATCAGAATAGTTTGAGCCAGGCCCCAAAGAAGTACAGTTCACCGAGgccaaatgtttttttctctttttctttcgtAACTCCAAGATGGGGGAAGAGTGAAATAGGAACAatgtgaagattttaaaaattaatggtaGCTCTTGGTTGTTTCGGGTTTTTGTGTTCGTTTCTCTTCCGCCATTCCCAGCTTTCTGCCCCCAAGAATCTGAAGAaaccattttgtttcatttttatttaattggatGAAGAGGAACAGGACAAGCGCCAGGTGGCTGGTTGGCTCAGTTGGTTAGAGTGTGGTGCTAATAATGCTaaggttgtgggttcaatccctgtacgGGCCAACTGGCATGAAGTGATATTTTTGCTACATTTACACACAGATGAGAATTCTGGTCTCATATCCACTAGGGTGTCACAATTACTGCCTGAGAGATAAAGCTGGTTGAAATCCTTGATTTCCCCGAAGGTAGAAGtcctgtaaagaatccgcctgcaatgcagaagacccaggttccatccctgcctggagaagggaatggcaacccactccagtgttttttccTGGACAGTCccaaggatagagaagcctggcgggctacagtccatgcatcctgaagagtcagacacgattgagcgactaagtgCAGCACATTGAACCCCATCTACAGGGCAAAAGGGTAGCAGTGAGTGACCAGCAAGGAAAGTAGAGAGGCTCTGGGCATGTTTTTCCACTAGATAACTGATTCTGCAAAGAAACTGAACTTCTTGTACTATATTCATCTATAAATAAACTGTGAAACCATCGGCGCTTTCTACACTTCCACACTTAGGTTTTAACTAGTTCAGCAAAGGATGAAACAAGGTTTTTAAAATGACAGGtgaaaaaaagtattaatatcaacacagcagtaaagaatagtGAAAgttggacagtagcctaccaggctcctctctctatcgAATTATCCAGgtagagtgggaagccattcccttctccagggtatcttccccatccagagatGGAACCATGGCTTCCCACATTGCATTGCAGtcagatctttaccatctgaaccaccagctaAAA from Bos indicus isolate NIAB-ARS_2022 breed Sahiwal x Tharparkar chromosome 23, NIAB-ARS_B.indTharparkar_mat_pri_1.0, whole genome shotgun sequence carries:
- the POM121L2 gene encoding POM121-like protein 2: MGSYLGKLGLSPSSPAEGRTDLSERPVNRRLTQSLHQVYRIQQVHRTHPAPRHRPARRPPDWDPTNSTAWMVNEAWRRFPMKRCQNSIMGPLPSDWWEGYFKRSIWSLRHPRAIWSPVTIKIVPPARTVPPSASPAEVINSAGLSPSERLPDPCAKETVLRALKECKKGKVRFEEPLFHESFDCKRSIPETRLSAFKPLVKEGVLTSFVPRPGPLNRSLNPWSSDHSLNKRPGCSSMDSLTSTHTGDSLNSKRNAISSSFSSSRDFSEPWKKSIPSASLQIPEWPVKKKEKGHQSHLPVPLVSDESPETSGSSGQQNQVPLLPSSPENLLSLTPPPQLGHPVPEDLALWKKAGLQSSNKARENTTESTTDSVPESRSAIQPSLSLTLPSAGTAPTQSTDPQLESLNKLQKSPGPPDFPQPTGEVISAAHSPLTTASLPAPFGCSQSDPLSGISSDSKLPATFIHLTPVSPTSPVTGTTQLPLASQAAVHLDSSAIIPTAPATQSTSFRLMSSPGPHPPASVPPIAASADHMSKPILGLPPNSETGTSLYSRISVTAAPSSAPGTLTPTFRPIFGSVRPLKTMPMIAPFSFKQASPPPTPASPHLFHGLVKATSVVMSTTPANTSKDSLTPPFDFGVVNVTSTMGNTYSIPSTCHTFLLGAACAFKGSFSPAAGFILPPCQRPTIPTVHTVTIFSQVLPSAVQISPTRSTANFRASSLSASALGNTNQPAFSSRISSSTSAFTIPLGSGPRPPFSLSLGATPQPAFGIAYGQKQGAPQPALGPSFSSSLIFGNSTVAFSTPSQTLTQPSFNSPTQSAFGGLAPSASTFCIPTNLWPDVNNTPVAFPFGQANTNGFGVVTPTHRTGACGSVFGSTAPRPFDFGGLVTPMDCGETGVSVTAPDMSSNSRAFSTGAVPSGTTNTITPLGKGWGPKNQGLTSQGTPFALGRANISARKTMFRGPSMDPFAQSTPVLAPVKAGSSFGFGMHSSPPQGSVGKGSFRSPASSFSIGTKSKTSRNREQGHSRRHHSHKK